A part of Andrena cerasifolii isolate SP2316 chromosome 10, iyAndCera1_principal, whole genome shotgun sequence genomic DNA contains:
- the LOC143374096 gene encoding uncharacterized protein LOC143374096 yields the protein MSKMFIIFDRRTEDLTSRDTDDDKCSLITGTSASFQDSAGSTITSLTRANYNFEDRVLYGQSGGRKFSYKRRKACVGNGIFSAPAGVSPHHVKSSIIRRNTNGSRLIFVWPQKPPKSRLLRILAPLMHGLLIGFLFMDAVHLWPGEFLPTSLPSIVPVPLPPIKCNVIEPRWFDNS from the exons ATGAGTAAGATGTTTATAATATTTGATAGAAGAACGGAGGACCTGACCAGCCGTGACACGGACGATGACAAATGTTCGCTGATAACCGGAACTAGCGCCTCCTTTCAGGACAGCGCAGGCAGCACGATAACTAGCTTGACTAGGGCGAACTACAATTTCGAAGATCGCGTATTGTACGGGCAGAGTGGTGGCCGTAAATTTAGCTATAAAAGAAGAAAAGCTTGCGTCGGAAATGGAATATTCAGCGCACCCGCTGGCGTCAGCCCTCACCATGTTAAATCCTCCATCATACGTCGCAATACAA ACGGGTCTCGACTCATCTTCGTCTGGCCCCAGAAGCCACCGAAGAGTAGGCTACTGAGGATCCTAGCTCCCCTTATGCACGGCCTCCTCATCGGCTTTCTATTTATGGACGCCGTTCATCTCTGGCCAGGAGAATTTCTACCCACTTCGTTACCGTCTATAGTGCCAGTTCCTTTACCTCCCATTAAGTGCAACGTAATCGAGCCCCGCTGGTTCGACAACAGTTAA
- the LOC143374333 gene encoding aldo-keto reductase 1B-like has translation MRQISKRASIVLKHLFHPSNKFYIKASKMVLNVPTVKFYNGNEVPAFGLGTWKSKPGEVTQAVKDAIDIGYRHLDCAHVYGNEKEVGAAIKAKVAEGVVKRQDLFVTSKLWNTFHRPDLVEPAVKKTLSDLGLEYLDLYLIHWPMAYKEGDDLFPKDADDNVAMSNADYLDTWKAMESLVTKGLVKNIGVSNFNSEQLERVLKNCTIKPVTNQIECHPYLTQKKLSDFCKERGIVITAYSPLGSPDRPWAKPTDPVLLEDKKLGELAKKYKKTPAQILIRYQLDRGHVVIPKSVTKSRIAQNTEVFDFTLAPEDMAYIDSFDCNGRACVMIGIETSPYYPFNIPF, from the exons ATGCGTCAAATCTCGAAACGTGCTTCAATTGTGTTAAAACATCTTTTTCATCCGAGCAATAAATTCTACATAAAAGCATCGAAAATGGTCCTGAACGTACCTACAGTGAAGTTTTACAATGGCAACGAGGTGCCAGCTTTCGGTCTGGGCACTTGGAAG TCTAAACCAGGAGAAGTTACTCAGGCTGTGAAGGATGCCATAGATATTGGCTATCGTCACTTGGACTGTGCTCATGTCTATGGAAATGAGAAAGAGGTCGGTGCAGCTATCAAAGCGAAAGTTGCAGAGGGTGTTGTGAAGAGGCAGGACCTCTTCGTCACAAGCAAACTATGGAATACCTTCCACAGACCAGACTTGGTCGAGCCGGCTGTTAAGAAAACTCTGTCGGATCTGGGTCTGGAATACCTGGACCTGTATCTGATTCATTGGCCGATGGCATACAAAGAGGGAGACGACCTCTTCCCGAAAGATGCAGATGATAATGTCGCCATGAGCAACGCAGATTACTTAGACACGTGGAAGGCTATGGAGAGTTTAGTAACCAAGGGGCTTGTGAAGAATATCGGCGTTAGCAATTTCAATTCTGAACAACTAGAGAGAGTGCTGAAGAACTGTACTATCAAGCCAGTTACAAATCAA ATCGAATGCCATCCGTATTTGACTCAGAAGAAGCTCTCCGATTTTTGTAAAGAAAGGGGGATTGTTATCACTGCCTACAGTCCGCTTGGCTCCCCCGACAGGCCATGGGCTAAGCCCACAGACCCAGTGCTGCTGGAAGATAAGAAACTGGGAGAGCTTGCAAAGAAGTATAAGAAAACACCTGCCCAAATTCTCATTCGATATCAG TTGGATCGCGGACACGTAGTTATACCGAAGTCAGTTACGAAATCACGAATCGCTCAAAACACTGAGGTCTTTGACTTTACACTTGCACCGGAAGATATGGCATATATCGATAGCTTCGACTGCAATGGCAGAGCCTGTGTAATGATAGG CATTGAGACGAGCCCCTACTACCCCTTCAACATTCCATTTTAA
- the LOC143374199 gene encoding LOW QUALITY PROTEIN: uncharacterized protein LOC143374199 (The sequence of the model RefSeq protein was modified relative to this genomic sequence to represent the inferred CDS: substituted 2 bases at 2 genomic stop codons) — translation MAAPTLTLSNGQKVPVLGLGTWQAVDDPAVVKQAVRDAVDAGYRHFDCAFIYGNEEDVGKALREKIAEGVVKREDLFITSKLWNTAHKKEKVIPMCERSVKNFGLDYLDLYLIHWPVSYAENAIGLFPSDKKGNTLYGNTDYTDTWRVMEECVKLGLTKSIGLSNFNSEQIERILSVAEIKPVMNQVECHPNLNQKKLREFCAKRGIAITAYSPFGSPARPWARPGDPTVTVRAPEIVAISEKYGKTPAQVVLRYLLDIGTIPIPKSSSKERIVENISIFDFKLTPEEVATIDKLDCGARICPATEIFAYATRFTYYKMQHVMIESKLSMARISNLTFSNGHKMPVLGLGTYQSRAGEVEKAVAEAIDCGYRHIDTAFYYQNEKEIGAAIRAKIQDGTVKREDLFVTTKLWNNFHKEESVVPACKTSLENLGLSYLDLYLVHWPFAFQVSXEITAESLLIIHXEGGDLKPTDANGALLTTDTDYLETWRGMEECARLGLARSIGVSNFNIKQLTRLLGAAKILPVNNQIECSVNMNQKPLIEFCTAQNITVTGYSPLGQPGNRSGIPNSLDHPTITELARKYNKSAAQVALRYVLQQGIAIIPKTVTSSRLKENMDIFDFSLTPEEVDAVAKIGTGQRVARFGDAKGHKYYPFDE, via the exons ATGGCCGCACCGACACTTACTCTAAGCAACGGGCAAAAAGTCCCGGTGTTAGGACTTGGCACTTGGCAAGCTGTG GATGACCCAGCTGTGGTCAAGCAAGCGGTACGTGACGCTGTGGACGCCGGGTACCGCCATTTCGACTGCGCTTTTATCTATGGCAATGAGGAGGATGTCGGCAAAGCTTTGCGCGAGAAGATCGCCGAGGGTGTCGTGAAAAGAGAAGATCTATTCATTACTTCGAAGCTGTGGAACACGGCACACAAAAAGGAGAAAGTGATACCAATGTGCGAAAGATCGGTCAAGAATTTCGGACTCGATTACTTGGACCTTTATCTAATTCACTGGCCGGTATCTTACGCT GAAAACGCGATAGGTCTGTTCCCATCGGACAAGAAGGGGAACACTCTGTACGGGAACACGGATTACACGGACACGTGGCGCGTTATGGAGGAATGCGTGAAATTAGGACTGACCAAGAGCATAGGCCTCAGTAACTTCAACTCCGAGCAGATCGAGCGTATTCTATCGGTCGCCGAGATCAAGCCCGTCATGAATCAAGTGGAATGCCACCCGAACTTGAATCAAAAGAAGCTGCGAGAGTTCTGCGCGAAGCGCGGTATAGCTATCACGGCTTATAGTCCATTCGGCTCGCCTGCGCGGCCTTGGGCGAGACCCGGGGATCCGACGGTCACAGTTCGGGCGCCAGAAATTGTCGCGATCAGCGAGAAGTATGGGAAAACACCTGCCCAAGTGGTCCTGAGATACTTG CTGGACATTGGTACCATTCCCATCCCGAAATCTAGTTCGAAGGAGCGCATCGTCGAGAACATTAGTATCTTTGACTTCAAACTGACTCCAGAAGAAGTTGCAACTATAGACAAACTTGATTGCGGGGCTCGAATATGCCCCGCTACGGA AATATTTGCATATGCGACTCGGTTTACATACTACAAGATGCAGCACGTTATGATCGAATCTAAATTAT CAATGGCTCGAATATCCAACCTCACGTTTTCCAATGGACACAAGATGCCCGTTCTCGGTCTTGGTACATATCAG TCGCGCGCTGGAGAAGTGGAGAAAGCTGTGGCGGAGGCAATAGATTGTGGATACCGTCACATAGACACAGCTTTCTATTACCAAAACGAAAAAGAAATCGGGGCCGCGATTCGAGCGAAAATTCAGGACGGCACTGTGAAAAGGGAGGACCTCTTCGTCACGACAAAG CTCTGGAATAATTTTCACAAAGAGGAGAGCGTTGTGCCAGCGTGTAAAACGTCTCTGGAGAATCTTGGCTTGAGTTACTTGGATCTGTACTTGGTCCATTGGCCGTTCGCTTTTCAGGTAAGCTAGGAAATCACCGCGGAGAGTTTGCTAATCATTCATTAGGAAGGTGGTGACTTAAAGCCCACAGACGCGAACGGCGCCCTTTTAACGACTGATACCGATTACCTCGAAACGTGGAGAGGAATGGAAGAATGCGCGCGCTTGGGATTGGCCCGCAGCATCGGCGTCAGTAACTTCAACATCAAACAACTCACTCGTTTGCTCGGGGCAGCCAAGATCCTGCCTGTAAACAATCAG ATCGAATGCAGCGTGAATATGAATCAGAAACCGCTGATAGAATTCTGTACCGCACAGAATATCACGGTGACTGGATATTCGCCGCTGGGACAGCCGGGAAACAGATCAGGAATACCGAATTCCTTGGACCATCCCACAATTACAGAGCTCGCGAGAAAGTACAACAAATCGGCAGCGCAAGTCGCGCTACGATACGTG CTACAGCAAGGTATCGCTATAATTCCGAAAACCGTGACGTCCAGTCGATTAAAGGAGAACATGGATATATTTGATTTCTCCTTGACGCCCGAGGAAGTGGACGCCGTAGCAAAAATCGGGACTGGCCAGCGCGTGGCACGGTTTGGCGA cgcgaaGGGCCACAAATACTACCCGTTCGACGAGTAA
- the Mrpl43 gene encoding mitochondrial ribosomal protein L43, whose translation MSNSHLFLKRGYPRAPFGLGIGRYVGQLQRVTLKFCKTHGASIGVRKFLENDLLDYAKENPGVVVYVKARRHRSPVITAEYLNGERHWMSIANYSREEIVRWMELLRTQYQDGSSLRLLKLWHTEFPSIQGPWSPFTFKDPALAQAQYPDRKLGAPIKVGTTATEEFLKLYKQQQEAENVTKEKKVQENVN comes from the exons ATGTCAAACAGTCATTTATTCCTCAAGCGTGGTTATCCACGAGCACCTTTTGGCCTCGGCATTGGGCGTTACGTAGGTCAACTTCAGAGAGTAACTTTGAAGTTCTGTAAAACTCACGGTGCGAGTATTGGAGTTAG GAAGTTCTTGGAGAATGATTTACTCGATTACGCTAAGGAGAATCCTGGAGTCGTGGTGTACGTTAAGGCGAGAAGACATAGGAGTCCAGTTATAACGGCGGAATATT TGAACGGAGAGAGACATTGGATGTCCATTGCTAATTATAGTAGAGAGGAGATTGTACGATGGATGGAATTATTGCGAACGCAATATCAAGACGGCTCTTCTTTACGACTGCTTAAATTGTGGCATACAGAATTCCCTTCGATTCAGGGGCCTTGGAGTCCTTTCACCTTCAAAGATCCAGCTTTGGCTCAAGCACAGTATCCAGAT AGGAAACTTGGCGCACCTATTAAAGTCGGAACTACGGCGACAGAGGAGTTCCTGAAATTATACAAGCAACAGCAGGAAGCTGAAAATGTTACGAAAGAAAAGAAGGTCCAAGAAAATGTTAATTGA
- the LOC143374332 gene encoding tRNA (guanine(26)-N(2))-dimethyltransferase: MDDKQCAKKPKLENATSIKEGQAEILVDNTNVFYNPVQEFNRDLSAGVLTIYARARNEETPKRNTQKRDGIIVLEALSATGLRSIRYAKEVPGIKQIIANDISAKAVESIAKNVRHNGVENLVKPNHEDATLLMYQSRRNCFDVIDLDPYGCPTIFLDGAVQCISNGGLLMVTATDMAVLAGNSPETCYLKYGAISLKSKTCHEIALRILLQNIASHAARYGRYIVPLLSISADFYIRVFVKVFASQIKCKENATKIGMVYQCVGCESINTQPLCYRKPTGPYKLTSSPCVDQLCKICRHKQHAGGPIWLGTLHDQAFISELLCNLSDMKLGTLKRIEGVLNVIHEELDIPLYYTLDRLMSIVRCHTPSMLMFRSALLNAGYSVSYSHANKISIKTNAPNEVVWDIVRTWEKEHPVKRDKLQSDSPAINILVTPITTNVSFDIHPLANPTSRQKHLTRFQPNPTVNWGPGTRSTTIINLETGSKDLKRIKNQNKNSKKEKQQMTENTEDTKPI, encoded by the coding sequence ATGGATGACAAGCAATGCGCGAAAAAGCCAAAATTGGAGAACGCAACGAGTATAAAGGAAGGGCAGGCGGAGATTCTGGTAGACAATACAAACGTATTTTATAATCCTGTTCAGGAGTTCAACAGGGACCTCAGTGCCGGTGTATTAACGATCTACGCGAGAGccagaaacgaagaaacgccgaAGAGAAACACGCAGAAACGGGATGGAATAATCGTATTGGAGGCTTTATCTGCAACTGGCCTGCGTAGTATACGATATGCTAAAGAGGTGCCAGGCATAAAGCAAATCATAGCCAATGATATCTCTGCGAAGGCAGTGGAAAGTATCGCAAAGAACGTCCGTCACAATGGGGTTGAGAATCTTGTGAAGCCAAACCACGAAGATGCGACACTGTTGATGTACCAAAGTAGGAGGAACTGCTTCGACGTCATAGACTTGGATCCATACGGCTGCCCCACGATATTCTTGGACGGAGCGGTCCAATGTATATCCAACGGCGGATTACTCATGGTCACAGCCACGGACATGGCTGTGTTAGCTGGGAACTCTCCAGAAACTTGTTATCTCAAATACGGAGCTATCTCTTTGAAATCGAAAACCTGCCACGAAATAGCGTTAAGAATTCTATTGCAAAACATTGCTTCCCACGCGGCCCGCTACGGACGATACATAGTACCTCTGCTTTCTATAAGCGCCGACTTTTATATAAGGGTGTTCGTTAAAGTATTTGCAAGCCAGATTAAATGTAAAGAGAACGCCACTAAAATAGGAATGGTGTACCAGTGCGTAGGCTGCGAGAGCATCAACACTCAGCCGTTATGTTATAGGAAGCCGACCGGCCCTTACAAATTAACGTCCTCGCCTTGCGTCGATCAGCTTTGTAAAATCTGTAGGCACAAGCAGCACGCCGGAGGACCTATATGGCTGGGCACCCTGCACGACCAAGCGTTTATTTCCGAACTTCTCTGTAATTTAAGCGACATGAAGCTGGGCACCTTGAAAAGGATAGAGGGGGTCTTGAACGTTATACACGAAGAATTAGATATTCCATTGTATTACACTCTGGACCGTTTAATGTCCATAGTCAGGTGCCATACACCATCCATGCTAATGTTCAGATCCGCGCTGTTGAACGCGGGGTACAGTGTATCCTATTCCCAtgcgaataaaatttctataaagacAAACGCACCGAACGAAGTTGTATGGGATATTGTGCGTACGTGGGAGAAGGAGCACCCGGTCAAGCGGGACAAGCTGCAGAGCGACAGCCCTGCGATAAACATATTAGTCACGCCGATAACTACGAACGTCTCGTTCGATATACACCCTCTGGCCAACCCAACGTCTAGGCAGAAGCATCTGACTCGCTTTCAGCCCAACCCTACCGTCAACTGGGGGCCAGGCACCCGCTCAACGACGATAATCAATCTAGAAACTGGATCGAAAGACTTAAAGAGGATAAAGAATCAGaataagaattctaagaaaGAGAAGCAGCAAATGACAGAGAACACCGAAGACACGAAGCCCATTTAA
- the LOC143374099 gene encoding uncharacterized protein LOC143374099: MSRCKCPKPDPEPNEHCSPYFEDITTKMEERRCDLIGRQKHLRDKITTMERSIPALMAFSMWKAKEKCEDAPYSRAREIMKAFSPFPDQTEKLLMTLKKTVKELNGETAELHEKIIQADVKLEETGMELESLELANKEMSGSLNELEKEVQSYKTPSLHSIHSEDLLCLSKIRQLAEEELNLKNCIKELEHKEVVFKDHMDHLLMSREYKSVCGRRKVGCLQDLSCGQRMCCVPKKCLWHKPTGRHPKRMAGGEENDVARSDAVVSTSDHDLNNQGDQASKPEISEKKVEKKSSWIPNWWKGNNGTEEASSTKNEETTNLLSTDNVRHFILSLQVTASYRITR, encoded by the exons ATGTCTCGGTGCAAAT GTCCGAAGCCGGACCCGGAGCCGAACGAGCACTGCTCGCCGTACTTCGAGGACATCACGACGAAGATGGAGGAGCGCCGTTGCGATCTTATAGGCAGGCAGAAGCATCTGCGGGACAAGATAACGACGATGGAGCGCTCGATCCCGGCGTTGATGGCGTTCAGCATGTGGAAGGCCAAGGAGAAGTGCGAGGACGCCCCCTATAGCAGGGCTCGCGAGATCATGAAGGCGTTCTCGCCGTTTCCGGACCAAACCGAGAAGCTTCTCATGACCTTGAAGAAGACCGTGAAGGAGCTTAACGGGGAGACGGCGGAGTTGCAT GAGAAGATTATTCAAGCCGACGTTAAGTTGGAGGAGACTGGCATGGAGCTGGAGTCCCTGGAGCTCGCGAACAAGGAGATGAGCGGCTCCCTGAACGAGTTGGAGAAGGAGGTGCAGAGTTACAAGACCCCGAGCCTCCATTCGATACATTCCGAGGATCTACTATGCCTGTCGAAGATCCGCCAGCTGGCCGAAGAGGAGCTGAACCTGAAGAATTGCATCAAAGAGCTGGAACATAAAGAGGTCGTGTTCAAGGATCACATGGATCACTTGCTGATGTCCAGGGAGTACAAAAGCGTTTGCGGCAGAAGGAAGGTCGGTTGCCTCCAGGATTTAAGCTGCGGTCAGAGGATGTGCTGCGTGCCTAAGAAATGCTTGTGGCATAAACCAACCGGACGTCACCCAAAGAGGATGGCCGGAGGGGAAGAGAACGATGTT GCGCGAAGTGACGCAGTGGTGTCTACTTCCGACCACGATCTTAACAACCAGGGGGATCAAGCAAGCAAGCCGGAAATATCGGAGAAGAAGGTGGAGAAGAAGTCTTCGTGGATACCGAATTGGTGGAAGGGCAACAATGGAACGGAGGAAGCCTCGtctactaaaaatgaagaaacgacGAATCTACTCAGCACCGATAACGTAAGACACTTTATTTTATCGTTACAAGTAACGGCATCGTATCGTATCACGCGTTAG
- the LOC143374334 gene encoding uncharacterized protein LOC143374334 — MKDYTMNHIAHTLNARNSPSCERMLSSEDISSPTVAHCGSWRSKVIAKMKECRDAIKSIITPEKSPSTFGVVLSKRTDSNGQSHPFVSLISTNSMSPVPDIVASNSDAKMPGDQRVLIRSSTLNSGEMEKLGALAEEIDGNCNTDESFNRCWDATASDSMKSFLALEKQVTEEFLEENTTATSARSSKKKISAEPFLSYAQGGMEFVWSDDTEDSFSAKPWNSSVGLNSSGIGVGNPQTSSTFCDYSYRAKKCPSSTRKSAVQDSGFEITSRSEFS; from the exons ATGAAGGATTACACCATGAATCATATCGCTCATAC ATTGAACGCGCGCAATTCGCCCAGCTGCGAGAGGATGTTATCCTCGGAGGACATCTCGTCGCCCACGGTGGCTCATTGCGGCTCCTGGCGGTCCAAAGTGATCGCCAAGATGAAAGAGTGCCGCGACGCGATTAAAAGCATCATTACGCCCGAGAAATCGCCGAGCACCTTCGGCGTGGTACTATCCAAGCGCACAGATTCGAACGGACAGTCGCATCCATTTGTCAGTCTAATATCAACGAATTCCATGTCCCCTGTGCCGGATATCGTCGCCTCCAACAGCGACGCAAAGATGCCCGGCGATCAGAGGGTCCTGATAAGAAGCTCCACTCTCAACTCGGGCGAAATGGAGAAGCTTGGCGCGCTGGCGGAGGAAATTGATGGCAACTGTAACACGGACGAGTCGTTCAACCGCTGCTGGGACGCCACAGCCAGCGACTCGATGAAGTCCTTTCTAGCGCTGGAGAAGCAGGTGACGGAGGAGTTTCTAGAAGAAAATACAACAGCCACGTCAGCACGCTCGAGCAAAAAGAAAATCTCCGCCGAACCGTTCCTCTCTTACGCCCAGGGAGGCATGGAATTTGTTTGGTCGGACGACACCGAGGACAGTTTTTCTGCCAAACCGTGGAACTCGTCGGTAGGCTTGAATTCCTCCGGCATCGGGGTCGGAAATCCGCAAACCAGCTCCACGTTCTGCGATTACTCGTACAGGGCCAAAAAGTGCCCCTCCTCCACTCGAAAATCCGCCGTACAAGATTCTGGCTTCGAAATAACTTCTCGATCTGAATTCTCCTAG
- the LOC143374091 gene encoding aldo-keto reductase 1B-like encodes MEQETVKFNNGKTCPILGLGTWKSKPHEVTQAVKDAIDIGYRHFDCAPIYGNEKEVGAGIASKIKEGVIKREDIFVTSKLWNSRHRPERVEPALRKTLSDLGLESLDLYLMHSPIAFKDGDVIFPTDSSGAILTEDVDYLDTWRAMEKVVEKGLAKSIGVSNFNAEQVARVLDNCKIKPVTNQVECHIYLNQTKLSEFCKPKGVTLTAYSCFGAPDRSDAKPNDPKILEDPKIKELAAKYNKSPAQIILRYLVQRGILVIPKSVTKSRIQENFNIFDFQINAEDMNAINDLDCDNRLVISRSSSLKDHKYFPFNAEF; translated from the exons ATGGAGCAAGAAACAGTGAAGTTTAATAATGGCAAAACGTGCCCCATTTTGGGTTTGGGTACCTGGAAG TCCAAGCCTCACGAAGTGACCCAAGCAGTAAAGGATGCTATTGACATTGGCTACCGTCATTTCGACTGCGCCCCAATTTACGGGAACGAGAAAGAGGTGGGTGCAGGGATTGCCTCGAAGATCAAAGAAGGCGTTATCAAACGCGAGGACATTTTTGTGACGAGTAAACTGTGGAACAGTCGGCATCGGCCCGAACGAGTCGAGCCTGCTTTAAGGAAGACTTTGAGCGACCTTGGCCTGGAAAGCCTTGATCTTTATCTGATGCATTCGCCAATTGCGTTTAAGG atggCGACGTAATTTTTCCTACGGATTCTAGTGGCGCAATATTAACCGAGGACGTAGATTACCTTGATACTTGGCGCGCCATGGAGAAGGTCGTAGAGAAGGGTCTCGCGAAGAGCATTGGCGTTAGCAATTTCAATGCCGAGCAGGTGGCACGAGTGCTagacaattgcaaaataaagccAGTGACGAATCAAGTGGAATGCcacatatatttgaatcaaaCGAAGCTTTCTGAATTCTGCAAGCCCAAGGGCGTCACCCTCACTGCTTATAGCTGTTTCGGTGCTCCCGATAGATCTGACGCTAAACCTAACGACCCGAAGATATTAGAAGACCCCAAAATTAAAGAACTCGCTGCCAAATACAATAAATCTCCGGCACAAATTATATTACGATACCTA GTACAACGCGGGATTCTAGTGATTCCTAAGTCTGTAACGAAGTCGAGGATTCAAGAGAACTTCAACATTTTCGATTTTCAGATAAACGCTGAAGATATGAATGCAATAAATGACTTAGATTGCGACAACAGACTGGTGATCTCGCGCAG TTCCAGCCTTAAAGATCACAAATACTTCCCTTTCAACGCAGAGTTCTAA